One genomic window of Candidatus Eisenbacteria bacterium includes the following:
- a CDS encoding efflux RND transporter periplasmic adaptor subunit, whose amino-acid sequence MRRFSRKTQVIMGIAVVAIVAICFWFALASMRTSDAKSQELYVCPMHPQVVQDHPGDCPICGMKLVKRTVEPSQGEDRSMAAGHGEDRSEIPGGAGETGANGSADSLAGTVSLSPSQEIMANVAVAPAEIGDHKNVLALPGRVVAVEGNDVRVALKAMGRVEKLYVSTTGERVRKGEPLFEYYSPDIGAAKRELLLAHESLGQDRDVLVGAAKSKLKSLGLSESQIDGIKLGTVPSDLVTVTSPISGVVVEKMAKQGQWMMPGMDAYDVVDLSSVWVEGVAYETDIGRLHLGDDVEATTPAYPGEKLVGTISWISPVLDTATRSLPFRMTIPNPAMKLRPEMYVEVRLVQSQEKQVVLLPEDAVLHLGESQVVYVEVAPGRFAARNVIAGAAEGGRVPIYSGINPGEMVVVSGGYLIDSDAKIKSVGQAAHAGHASANR is encoded by the coding sequence ATGAGACGCTTCTCAAGAAAGACTCAGGTAATCATGGGGATAGCAGTGGTTGCGATCGTGGCAATCTGCTTTTGGTTCGCCCTTGCCAGCATGCGGACTTCAGACGCCAAATCGCAAGAACTCTACGTGTGCCCCATGCATCCGCAGGTAGTCCAGGATCATCCAGGCGATTGTCCGATCTGCGGCATGAAGCTCGTGAAGAGAACCGTTGAGCCCAGCCAGGGCGAGGACCGCTCAATGGCGGCAGGTCATGGAGAAGATCGCTCAGAGATACCGGGTGGTGCCGGCGAGACGGGGGCGAACGGTTCTGCGGACAGTCTTGCCGGCACGGTTTCGTTGAGCCCTTCGCAGGAAATCATGGCAAACGTGGCAGTGGCTCCTGCTGAGATTGGTGACCACAAGAACGTGCTCGCGCTGCCTGGCCGCGTTGTTGCCGTTGAAGGTAACGACGTGAGGGTGGCGCTCAAGGCCATGGGAAGGGTTGAGAAGCTCTACGTCTCAACAACCGGAGAGAGGGTGCGAAAGGGGGAACCTCTTTTTGAATACTATAGCCCCGACATCGGCGCTGCGAAGAGAGAACTGCTGCTCGCCCACGAATCTCTGGGTCAAGATCGAGACGTGCTGGTGGGCGCGGCCAAGTCAAAACTCAAGTCCCTTGGTCTCTCCGAGAGTCAAATAGACGGCATCAAACTTGGAACCGTTCCTTCGGATCTCGTAACCGTAACGAGTCCCATATCCGGTGTTGTCGTAGAGAAGATGGCAAAACAGGGCCAGTGGATGATGCCCGGGATGGACGCCTACGATGTCGTGGATCTTTCCAGCGTATGGGTTGAGGGGGTCGCGTATGAGACAGACATCGGACGACTCCATCTGGGCGACGACGTTGAGGCGACCACTCCCGCTTATCCAGGCGAGAAACTCGTGGGGACGATAAGTTGGATTTCCCCCGTTCTTGACACGGCGACGCGGAGCCTTCCTTTCAGGATGACAATTCCAAATCCAGCCATGAAGTTGAGGCCGGAGATGTACGTCGAAGTGCGGTTGGTTCAAAGCCAGGAGAAACAAGTAGTGCTTCTTCCCGAAGACGCCGTGCTTCATCTGGGTGAAAGTCAGGTTGTTTACGTGGAAGTGGCGCCAGGCCGTTTCGCGGCGCGTAACGTCATTGCCGGAGCTGCAGAGGGGGGGCGAGTGCCCATCTACTCCGGCATTAATCCCGGTGAGATGGTGGTCGTCTCCGGCGGCTACCTCATTGATTCAGACGCGAAGATAAAATCCGTCGGGCAAGCGGCGCATGCCGGCCACGCGAGCGCTAACCGGTAG
- a CDS encoding TolC family protein codes for MKKSVTLGFFLMALLGMALSGNALSGMTLSPVASGLVESEARQEPYAWPGDSLLSAYISEALAGHPEVLGEEAMVKEARARERMASSWMNPMVVLGVMDAAPSFDLNKNPMTEKQVGLMQTLPWPGKFSLGKKAARQEVEGARENLDAARWRTRTMVAMAYFRLAGLLQEKEALEETLALADEALTATGIALSSGMESQANFVQARVERTRSARELVSLQSQIDQTRVELAQAIGRTTAQGLADPELPSDLGSLPEVDGLIAQAQNGPTLKAMRADSIVAYLERKQARLAYFPDITVGARYGFGGRMLDEVPGEPGTFGWMNREGRVSIELSFPIPLWAGGNQNAQIAERTAHLERTKANLANERIELLSDLQQMYLEAQSLAQQFKITRDSLLVPARMAYRAAIIDYRAGRLPWMNLNNVRMSVSMLRMEAAMEAADYLMKKAEIEGAIGKVFP; via the coding sequence ATGAAGAAGTCAGTGACACTAGGATTCTTTCTAATGGCGTTACTAGGGATGGCGTTATCGGGGAACGCGTTGTCAGGGATGACGTTAAGTCCTGTAGCTTCAGGACTCGTTGAGTCCGAGGCTCGCCAGGAACCCTACGCGTGGCCCGGCGACAGCCTTCTTTCTGCATACATATCAGAGGCGCTCGCTGGTCACCCCGAAGTCCTGGGGGAAGAAGCAATGGTGAAGGAAGCTCGAGCGCGAGAAAGGATGGCATCCTCGTGGATGAATCCGATGGTTGTGCTGGGTGTGATGGACGCAGCACCGAGCTTCGATCTCAACAAAAATCCGATGACTGAGAAGCAAGTCGGCTTGATGCAAACGCTCCCGTGGCCCGGAAAGTTCTCCCTCGGAAAAAAGGCGGCACGGCAGGAAGTGGAGGGAGCACGCGAGAATCTCGACGCGGCTCGTTGGAGAACAAGGACGATGGTGGCGATGGCCTATTTCAGGCTTGCCGGCTTGCTTCAAGAAAAAGAGGCTCTGGAAGAGACACTGGCCCTTGCCGATGAGGCACTCACGGCAACAGGGATTGCACTATCGTCTGGCATGGAAAGCCAGGCCAATTTTGTGCAGGCCAGGGTAGAGCGGACCAGATCGGCTCGCGAGCTGGTGTCTCTCCAGAGCCAGATCGACCAGACGAGAGTCGAACTCGCACAGGCAATTGGAAGAACTACTGCTCAGGGCCTCGCGGACCCCGAGCTTCCCTCTGACCTGGGTTCACTGCCCGAAGTCGATGGCCTGATCGCCCAGGCTCAAAACGGACCGACACTCAAAGCCATGAGGGCCGACTCTATCGTTGCCTATCTCGAACGCAAACAGGCAAGGCTTGCCTATTTCCCAGACATTACGGTCGGCGCGCGCTATGGCTTTGGCGGCCGAATGCTCGATGAGGTGCCGGGTGAGCCTGGGACTTTCGGATGGATGAACAGGGAAGGCAGGGTTTCGATTGAACTCAGTTTTCCGATTCCTTTGTGGGCAGGTGGAAATCAAAACGCTCAGATTGCGGAGCGAACGGCTCATCTCGAAAGAACGAAAGCAAACCTGGCGAACGAAAGAATCGAGCTCCTTTCCGATCTTCAACAAATGTATCTGGAGGCGCAGTCTCTGGCGCAACAATTCAAGATCACCAGAGATTCTCTTCTCGTTCCCGCGAGGATGGCGTACAGAGCGGCGATTATTGATTACCGGGCGGGCAGATTGCCCTGGATGAATCTAAATAACGTTCGCATGTCCGTGTCAATGCTCCGCATGGAGGCGGCAATGGAGGCGGCGGACTATCTCATGAAGAAGGCGGAGATCGAGGGCGCGATTGGAAAGGTTTTTCCTTGA
- a CDS encoding ATP-binding protein: MDLSATPRFSSNSSSGSSSKIVILAAIVSLTLAVHYGWLGGHTHAGHSPLLKAIHGRLCYIPIVISAIWFGLRGGITCALVISTAVIPYIVRTATPMGELSGELIEIVFYFAIGSLSGALVERERLQRKRMQVAQARLEQSQRLSMMGQMAAGVAHEIKNPLASIKGAAGILAEGLAPDSPRQEFAEIIGREVGRLNGTVQNFLDFARPQPCQFSLERLGDILASTLRQMEPQIASASLTLQSNIPSFDDRVWADPQKLRQVFINLILNAIAATPPGGKIIVELGQTTKNRERFWEIRFSDTGSGIAPDNMDRIFEPFFTQKTTGSGLGLAIVRSIIEEHKGRVEAVSDLGRGATFTILLPLPAG, encoded by the coding sequence ATGGATCTCAGTGCGACGCCCAGATTCTCATCCAACTCATCGTCCGGCTCGTCTTCCAAGATAGTGATTCTCGCTGCCATAGTCTCGCTTACGCTCGCCGTCCACTATGGTTGGCTCGGCGGGCACACGCACGCCGGCCACAGTCCATTGCTGAAGGCCATACACGGCAGGTTGTGTTACATACCGATTGTCATTTCCGCAATCTGGTTCGGGCTTCGCGGCGGAATAACGTGCGCTCTCGTCATATCAACGGCAGTAATTCCCTACATTGTCCGCACGGCAACTCCTATGGGGGAACTCTCCGGCGAGCTGATCGAGATCGTCTTCTATTTTGCGATCGGCTCTCTCTCCGGAGCGCTCGTAGAACGCGAGAGGCTTCAGCGCAAGAGGATGCAGGTGGCCCAAGCCAGGCTTGAGCAATCGCAGAGGCTGTCGATGATGGGCCAGATGGCTGCGGGAGTGGCACACGAGATCAAGAACCCGCTTGCGTCAATCAAGGGCGCGGCGGGCATCCTCGCTGAGGGATTGGCGCCCGACTCTCCAAGACAGGAGTTCGCCGAAATAATAGGCAGGGAGGTGGGAAGGCTTAACGGCACCGTGCAGAATTTCCTCGATTTCGCACGGCCGCAGCCGTGTCAATTCTCTTTGGAGAGGCTGGGCGACATTCTTGCATCCACTCTGAGACAGATGGAACCTCAGATTGCCTCGGCGTCACTTACGCTCCAGTCAAACATTCCAAGCTTCGACGATCGTGTTTGGGCCGACCCGCAGAAGTTACGCCAGGTGTTCATCAACCTGATTCTTAACGCGATTGCTGCTACACCGCCAGGCGGCAAGATCATTGTTGAGCTTGGACAGACGACGAAAAATCGCGAGAGGTTTTGGGAAATACGGTTTTCTGACACGGGAAGCGGCATTGCGCCAGACAATATGGACAGAATCTTTGAGCCGTTTTTTACGCAGAAGACTACGGGGAGCGGTCTTGGGCTCGCCATAGTCAGGTCAATTATCGAAGAGCACAAAGGTCGAGTCGAAGCCGTGAGCGACCTCGGCCGGGGGGCGACGTTTACGATCCTGTTGCCTCTGCCGGCGGGATAG
- a CDS encoding sigma-54 dependent transcriptional regulator, which translates to MSFRILVADDDASLRRVIEFRLRQEGYEIEAVPDGARALELLRNERFDLLLSDMKMPGLDGLELLTRALELDRGIKVILITAYATVQQAVEAVKLGAFDYITKPFEQEELSLTIQKALRFKRLETENLELRSRLDGVDYSKGIIGASVAIKEVLNLVSKVAPTDATVLITGESGTGKELIARAIHKTSARSTSEFVPVNCAAIPKELVESELFGHVRGAFSGAIRDKRGKFQIADGGTVFLDEIGELGLGLQAKILRALQERVIEPVGSEKAVAVDVRIVAATNTNLERKVADGTFREDLFYRLNVIPIFIPPLRERKEDIPLFLRHFVEKLAPGQNIQSSPELVERLAGYDWPGNVRELENLVERMIVMRRSQLLDENDLPDDFGRTMLRRDSPQLQEPVSLHEAEKEVILRALQRSRWNKSETARILKVPRHVLLYRMKTHGIVRKPDASE; encoded by the coding sequence GTGTCCTTCAGAATACTCGTAGCTGATGATGACGCGAGTCTGCGTCGCGTCATAGAATTCCGATTGCGACAGGAGGGCTACGAAATCGAAGCCGTGCCGGACGGAGCTCGGGCTCTGGAGCTTCTGAGGAACGAGCGTTTCGATTTGCTTCTCTCAGACATGAAGATGCCGGGACTCGACGGTCTTGAGCTCTTGACGCGGGCGTTGGAATTGGATCGAGGAATCAAGGTCATCCTGATAACGGCCTACGCGACCGTGCAGCAGGCCGTAGAGGCAGTGAAACTGGGCGCGTTCGATTACATCACGAAGCCATTCGAACAAGAAGAGCTCAGCTTGACCATCCAGAAGGCGCTCCGATTCAAACGTCTCGAGACTGAAAACCTCGAACTGAGAAGCCGCCTCGACGGCGTAGATTACTCCAAGGGAATCATTGGCGCTTCCGTTGCCATCAAGGAAGTACTGAATTTGGTGAGCAAGGTTGCTCCGACGGACGCCACCGTCCTCATAACGGGCGAGTCCGGCACCGGAAAGGAGCTGATTGCCAGAGCGATACACAAGACGAGCGCGAGGAGTACGAGTGAGTTTGTTCCCGTGAATTGCGCCGCGATTCCAAAGGAGCTCGTCGAGTCTGAGCTCTTTGGCCACGTCAGGGGGGCCTTTTCCGGCGCGATCAGGGACAAGAGGGGCAAGTTCCAGATCGCCGACGGCGGAACTGTCTTCCTTGATGAGATAGGCGAGCTCGGGCTGGGACTTCAGGCCAAGATACTCAGGGCATTGCAGGAACGGGTAATAGAGCCGGTCGGTTCGGAGAAGGCGGTCGCAGTGGACGTGCGCATAGTCGCAGCTACAAACACAAATCTCGAGCGAAAAGTCGCAGACGGAACATTCAGAGAGGATCTTTTCTACAGGCTCAACGTAATTCCGATATTCATCCCTCCTCTTCGTGAGAGGAAGGAGGACATACCGCTCTTTCTGAGGCACTTTGTTGAGAAGCTTGCCCCGGGGCAGAACATTCAATCCTCACCTGAACTTGTCGAGAGGCTCGCTGGCTACGATTGGCCCGGCAACGTACGAGAGCTCGAGAATCTTGTGGAGCGAATGATTGTAATGCGGCGTTCGCAGCTTCTGGACGAGAACGATTTACCCGACGATTTCGGAAGAACGATGCTCAGAAGAGACTCACCCCAGTTGCAGGAGCCCGTCTCATTGCACGAGGCCGAGAAAGAAGTCATACTCCGGGCGCTTCAGAGAAGCCGGTGGAACAAGTCCGAAACGGCGAGAATTCTGAAGGTTCCCAGGCACGTGCTTCTCTACAGAATGAAGACACACGGAATAGTGCGAAAACCGGACGCGAGCGAATAG
- a CDS encoding AraC family transcriptional regulator, translated as MIPSRASVLAVQKSRRRARVFLRRVCLFGLEPSTVRALGQLLGKHFCFLLARGDDELFSTIRSTDRLDGLVLGARPSHPDAAEVCRAKRWVGTADPKETVLPIFVFVSSDDASTRGEMESLGAKWFFQNPGDIWKLAEAIHKELGPVDDGTNTATFGAGPEAIIIGTMTYIDQNLVSIRSSTEISNHLGVTREHLSRQFTRYTGQTLWDFIATRRVHKAMELLGGRELLVKQISREVGFNCESSFFRAFTKKTGLTPEGFRKARLG; from the coding sequence ATGATACCGAGTAGGGCGTCGGTTCTTGCCGTGCAAAAATCGAGGCGGCGGGCCAGGGTGTTTCTCAGGCGAGTTTGCCTTTTTGGGCTCGAACCCTCAACGGTGAGAGCCCTCGGGCAACTTCTCGGAAAACACTTCTGTTTTCTCTTGGCAAGGGGTGACGATGAGCTTTTCTCGACGATCCGCTCGACGGATCGCCTTGACGGACTGGTTCTCGGCGCCAGGCCCTCTCACCCTGACGCTGCCGAAGTGTGTCGGGCGAAACGCTGGGTAGGAACCGCGGATCCCAAAGAGACTGTCCTCCCCATCTTTGTCTTCGTGTCGTCTGATGACGCATCTACTCGCGGCGAGATGGAGAGTCTCGGCGCGAAATGGTTCTTTCAAAACCCGGGAGACATTTGGAAGTTGGCGGAGGCCATCCACAAGGAACTCGGTCCGGTAGACGATGGAACCAATACTGCGACGTTCGGAGCGGGCCCGGAAGCAATCATCATCGGAACCATGACGTACATAGATCAAAATCTAGTGAGCATAAGAAGCTCGACGGAGATAAGCAACCATCTCGGGGTAACGCGCGAGCATCTATCCAGACAGTTTACGAGATACACGGGGCAAACCCTCTGGGATTTCATCGCAACGCGCAGGGTTCACAAGGCAATGGAGCTACTGGGGGGAAGGGAACTGTTGGTCAAACAGATAAGCCGCGAAGTCGGCTTCAACTGTGAATCCAGTTTCTTCAGAGCCTTCACCAAGAAAACGGGGCTCACCCCGGAAGGCTTCAGAAAAGCGCGGCTAGGCTGA
- a CDS encoding M20/M25/M40 family metallo-hydrolase: protein MFAGEDFEAELLSILKGLIRIDTSNPPGNEIRAAEFVKGILENEKIPAKVLASTPTRGSVVGRIKGNGDKAPLLLLAHLDVVPVEAQKWKVDPFAAEMKNDYVWGRGALDIKDLTSMELMALLLAKRAGLKLKRDVILAATADEEAGGTYGVKWLIQNHFDEIKAEYVINEGGLGLNQNGRKVLFCQCAEKGICWIRINIKGEGGHGSLPTRNNPVLLTGEIISRIGKHVFPVLKTPVTEKLIAGLEKLGFLSKGMRAVDVFGSGENLSTGVSTFDKRLNAWIRNTATPTLVKGGTKVNVIPMETELSVDCRVMPGVDPGEIFKAVQALVDSPDVQYEILQNKPGTESTMDTELWKTLESSLHDVDPKAAFLPYLSPGGTDSGFLREKGIICYGFDPAFATWEEWDTVHGIDERISTESLVNGALILFRVLERFCT from the coding sequence ATGTTTGCTGGAGAAGACTTTGAGGCTGAGTTACTGAGTATCCTCAAGGGGCTCATACGGATTGACACGTCGAATCCCCCGGGAAACGAGATCCGCGCCGCGGAATTCGTCAAGGGCATCCTGGAGAACGAAAAAATCCCGGCGAAGGTTCTCGCATCAACGCCAACGAGAGGTAGCGTGGTTGGCAGGATAAAAGGCAACGGTGACAAGGCTCCGCTTCTCTTGCTGGCTCACCTGGACGTCGTGCCCGTAGAAGCTCAAAAGTGGAAAGTCGATCCCTTTGCCGCAGAAATGAAGAACGACTATGTCTGGGGAAGGGGCGCGCTCGACATAAAGGACCTCACCTCCATGGAACTCATGGCCTTGCTTCTTGCCAAGAGGGCGGGGCTCAAGCTCAAGAGGGACGTCATACTTGCCGCGACTGCCGACGAAGAGGCCGGCGGCACATACGGAGTGAAGTGGCTCATACAGAACCACTTTGATGAAATCAAGGCCGAGTACGTCATCAACGAAGGTGGTCTGGGTCTTAACCAGAACGGCCGGAAAGTGCTTTTCTGCCAATGTGCCGAAAAGGGAATTTGCTGGATCAGAATCAACATCAAGGGCGAGGGGGGGCACGGCTCTCTTCCAACGCGGAATAACCCCGTCTTGCTTACCGGCGAAATAATCTCCCGAATCGGGAAGCACGTTTTTCCGGTTCTGAAGACACCAGTCACAGAGAAACTCATCGCGGGCCTCGAGAAGCTCGGGTTCCTCTCCAAGGGAATGCGAGCGGTTGACGTATTTGGTAGCGGCGAGAATCTTTCTACCGGCGTATCTACTTTCGACAAGAGATTGAATGCCTGGATAAGAAACACCGCGACGCCTACGCTCGTCAAGGGCGGCACCAAAGTCAACGTCATTCCCATGGAAACGGAGCTCTCGGTGGACTGCAGGGTGATGCCGGGCGTTGACCCGGGAGAGATATTCAAGGCCGTGCAAGCCCTCGTGGATTCACCTGACGTTCAGTACGAGATATTGCAGAATAAACCCGGAACCGAGTCAACAATGGATACAGAGCTGTGGAAGACTCTCGAGAGTAGCCTGCACGATGTCGATCCGAAGGCGGCGTTCTTGCCCTACCTTTCTCCCGGCGGGACGGATTCGGGCTTCCTCAGGGAAAAGGGAATAATCTGTTACGGCTTCGATCCTGCGTTTGCGACATGGGAAGAGTGGGACACGGTACACGGGATTGACGAGAGGATTTCCACGGAGAGTTTGGTCAACGGCGCGCTTATTCTCTTCCGCGTGCTGGAGAGATTCTGTACGTAA
- a CDS encoding macro domain-containing protein, protein MEIVQVRAGDSTVELLEGDITELEVDAIVNAANTDLVLGTGVAGAIRTKGGPSIQEECDAVAPIGLGQAVATGAGELRAKYVIHAAGMGPNRRTGGGIITTVTRNTLLCAEDKKVRTIAFPAIGTGVGGMKVEESARIMLTVVLDYLEEGTSFLKKVMFALYGSRAFDVFKVELERQCEERGLKMGGA, encoded by the coding sequence ATGGAAATTGTACAGGTAAGAGCAGGGGATAGCACGGTAGAGCTTCTTGAGGGCGACATAACCGAGCTCGAGGTGGACGCAATCGTGAATGCGGCCAACACCGACCTGGTCCTTGGAACAGGTGTCGCGGGCGCCATCCGAACAAAGGGAGGCCCGAGTATTCAGGAAGAGTGCGACGCGGTCGCCCCCATCGGGTTGGGGCAGGCAGTTGCGACAGGAGCGGGGGAGTTGAGGGCAAAGTATGTCATCCACGCAGCGGGCATGGGGCCTAACAGGAGAACAGGTGGCGGCATAATCACCACGGTCACTCGGAACACCCTTTTGTGCGCCGAGGACAAGAAGGTCAGAACGATCGCCTTCCCCGCCATAGGAACCGGGGTCGGCGGGATGAAGGTCGAAGAATCTGCCAGGATAATGCTCACAGTAGTGCTAGACTATCTGGAAGAGGGCACGAGCTTTCTCAAGAAGGTCATGTTTGCGCTCTACGGTTCCAGAGCCTTTGATGTTTTTAAGGTTGAGCTCGAGAGGCAGTGTGAAGAACGTGGGCTAAAGATGGGTGGCGCGTGA
- a CDS encoding MFS transporter: protein MQIDKKTLRWRFLVPLYLSSVAEGMCLTVTMFFIPLYVRRTFAHTSLLAIASIVAIPSGAMFVASNFWGALADYTRKLKPYLLVGLAGYGGCLYALSASHTTTSVVLAATISSLFFAALRPISQCYVTLLREGEKGRAIGDLMAFQSLGWLIGGIAGGYLFEPMTGVPVKSILVGGALFGAFVLILVAVLLKPLAVNQVPHQETGSWLHGMTADLRALYGSRALVATCILAGLCSGGVWVFFGNFSVFLTEYAKASTTLLGWAMALSTLLGMFTFGPSGRFVDRVGPIRVLTLAVASYAIVYGLVSLTKDPIFITICFCVPIYPLFNVSAITLTSELSGKSTRAGGLGVLAGVLAFALAAGTLVGGAIADYVGLAVLPRCTFGIEIACLAAAFASVRLFKVLPINIGRRGFGSVAETA, encoded by the coding sequence GTGCAAATAGATAAGAAAACTCTTCGCTGGCGCTTTCTCGTTCCGCTCTATCTTTCCAGCGTTGCCGAGGGGATGTGTCTCACGGTCACGATGTTCTTCATCCCTCTGTACGTGAGAAGAACCTTCGCCCACACGAGCCTTCTCGCCATAGCGTCAATAGTGGCCATACCATCGGGTGCCATGTTTGTCGCGAGCAACTTCTGGGGGGCGCTTGCAGATTACACCAGAAAGCTCAAGCCCTATCTTCTCGTCGGGCTTGCCGGCTACGGAGGCTGCCTCTATGCGCTGAGCGCCTCACACACGACCACCTCCGTGGTGCTCGCTGCAACCATATCCTCGTTGTTTTTCGCGGCTCTTCGGCCAATCTCTCAGTGTTACGTGACGCTCCTGCGCGAAGGTGAAAAGGGTCGCGCGATCGGTGACCTCATGGCCTTCCAGAGCCTGGGTTGGCTCATCGGCGGCATCGCCGGCGGCTATCTGTTCGAGCCGATGACCGGTGTGCCCGTCAAAAGCATACTCGTGGGCGGGGCACTGTTTGGCGCATTTGTGTTGATTCTGGTGGCGGTTCTGCTCAAGCCCCTGGCTGTGAACCAGGTGCCCCATCAAGAGACCGGCTCATGGCTTCACGGTATGACCGCCGACCTCAGGGCGCTCTACGGCTCCAGGGCTCTTGTCGCCACCTGCATTCTTGCGGGGCTCTGCTCCGGAGGGGTCTGGGTCTTCTTCGGCAACTTCTCTGTTTTCCTGACGGAATATGCCAAGGCGTCGACGACGCTCCTCGGATGGGCGATGGCGTTGTCCACTCTCTTGGGAATGTTCACGTTCGGGCCGTCCGGGAGGTTTGTCGATAGGGTGGGTCCCATCAGGGTCTTGACTCTGGCAGTCGCATCCTATGCCATCGTCTACGGCCTCGTATCGCTGACAAAGGATCCCATTTTCATAACCATCTGCTTCTGCGTTCCGATCTACCCCCTGTTCAACGTGAGCGCCATAACGCTTACTTCGGAACTGAGTGGGAAAAGTACCAGGGCCGGGGGCTTGGGCGTCTTAGCGGGCGTTCTTGCGTTTGCGCTCGCGGCTGGTACACTGGTGGGTGGTGCGATTGCAGACTACGTTGGTCTTGCAGTCCTTCCGCGATGCACGTTCGGAATTGAGATTGCTTGTCTGGCTGCGGCTTTCGCGTCAGTGAGATTGTTCAAAGTGCTACCGATCAACATAGGGAGGCGAGGTTTCGGCAGTGTGGCCGAAACCGCTTGA
- a CDS encoding GNAT family N-acetyltransferase has product MAGNALSITIRRARASDKKVVLGFCRRTWGDWGDYIDKVWDEWVKDKRGFFAIAAIGKRPVGTAKLTVLNKREMWFEGLRVDPSFRGAGISHLLTGFLAKEALRRGAETVRYATGAGNRASLHIGKSWGLRLVGKYSILTASSDGRRCSVFERTSDPVTALAAVANAGVHCAAGLASEGWTFFEVNRDFLAASFKKREVFLGLLPPQGADLPQRRSIARRPPDSGVASPLGILIASPQRKKGRLLVKLVAELRENALGLLLSGTRKLAHELALPRVRLIVPAKRAILACAKGAGFREEDEGFYHVVMEAHLGDKRTRARVERLVNRYV; this is encoded by the coding sequence ATGGCCGGCAACGCTCTATCAATCACGATCAGAAGAGCCCGCGCTTCCGACAAAAAAGTCGTGCTGGGTTTCTGCCGCCGCACCTGGGGAGACTGGGGAGATTACATCGACAAGGTGTGGGATGAGTGGGTGAAGGATAAGAGGGGATTCTTCGCAATCGCCGCTATTGGGAAAAGGCCGGTCGGCACGGCGAAGCTCACGGTTCTCAACAAGCGAGAGATGTGGTTTGAGGGCCTGAGGGTTGATCCCTCGTTCAGGGGAGCGGGCATCTCGCATCTTCTCACGGGGTTTCTGGCGAAGGAGGCTTTGAGGAGGGGGGCGGAGACAGTGCGCTACGCAACCGGGGCCGGAAATCGAGCCTCGCTGCACATCGGGAAGAGCTGGGGACTGAGGCTCGTGGGGAAGTATTCCATCCTGACGGCCTCCTCCGACGGGAGACGGTGCAGTGTGTTTGAGCGAACGTCGGACCCCGTGACGGCGCTTGCAGCGGTCGCGAACGCGGGTGTGCATTGCGCGGCCGGACTTGCGTCGGAGGGATGGACGTTCTTCGAGGTGAACAGAGATTTTCTCGCCGCGTCCTTCAAGAAGCGAGAAGTCTTCCTTGGCCTGCTGCCGCCCCAGGGGGCGGACTTGCCGCAGAGGCGGTCTATCGCCAGGCGGCCTCCGGATTCCGGCGTCGCTTCCCCGCTCGGTATTCTCATCGCTTCGCCGCAGCGAAAGAAGGGCAGACTCCTGGTGAAGCTGGTGGCAGAATTGAGAGAGAATGCGCTCGGCTTGCTACTCTCCGGCACAAGAAAACTCGCCCACGAATTGGCCCTGCCCCGAGTCAGGCTGATCGTCCCCGCCAAACGCGCGATTCTGGCTTGCGCAAAAGGAGCGGGCTTCAGAGAGGAGGACGAGGGGTTCTATCACGTGGTGATGGAAGCCCATCTCGGGGACAAGAGAACCAGGGCGCGCGTGGAACGACTGGTTAATAGATATGTGTGA